The following are encoded in a window of Mycolicibacterium crocinum genomic DNA:
- a CDS encoding lytic transglycosylase, which produces MGGSGVGAYIAQVDRVLASAQGVFPTAGGPGSVQSQGPGVPAAPADSALSTGAGNAGDGYKRTWGTVTGLDAQTNGTSTAGAAEGQNGRAGATGVRQSAASAAAAIAPATGSPAGVKTLVTSMDDRLAAMQRQIESTKAQNQLLATRMRQMAMAYRQAAQASPASMFRGMGGGMGGGGMPSMGMGGGGGGLPGMGMFSKLPGMLTGQNSRRTNPLGDSVPGNFPSSYSGQGAENVRAAIRAALDRKGIRNPAARARWEAGMMLVAQRESNFRDVVNNSDSNALAGNPSGGPFQFIATTYRAYQEPGASPNHRDTFGQACAFINYAMRRYGVSIDGHDLASRIQQADPRRPPRGY; this is translated from the coding sequence GTGGGCGGCTCGGGTGTGGGCGCGTATATCGCGCAGGTTGACCGGGTGTTGGCCTCTGCCCAAGGTGTTTTCCCTACTGCCGGTGGTCCGGGCTCGGTCCAGAGCCAGGGTCCCGGTGTCCCCGCCGCTCCCGCCGATTCGGCACTAAGTACCGGGGCCGGCAACGCCGGGGACGGCTATAAGCGCACCTGGGGCACCGTGACCGGCCTGGACGCTCAAACCAACGGCACCTCGACCGCCGGGGCGGCCGAAGGCCAGAATGGTCGCGCCGGTGCCACCGGAGTGCGCCAGAGCGCGGCCAGCGCCGCGGCCGCGATCGCCCCGGCCACCGGATCGCCGGCCGGGGTGAAGACGCTGGTGACCAGCATGGATGACCGCCTGGCGGCGATGCAGCGCCAGATCGAGTCGACCAAGGCGCAAAACCAGCTGCTGGCCACTCGGATGCGGCAGATGGCGATGGCCTACCGCCAGGCCGCCCAGGCGTCACCGGCGAGCATGTTCCGCGGGATGGGCGGCGGCATGGGTGGCGGCGGGATGCCCTCGATGGGCATGGGCGGTGGCGGGGGCGGGCTCCCCGGCATGGGTATGTTCTCCAAGCTGCCCGGCATGCTCACCGGCCAAAACTCACGACGGACGAATCCACTGGGTGATTCCGTTCCTGGCAACTTTCCGTCGTCGTACAGCGGCCAGGGTGCCGAGAATGTGCGTGCTGCGATTCGAGCAGCTCTCGACCGCAAGGGCATTCGCAATCCGGCCGCCCGGGCCCGCTGGGAGGCCGGCATGATGCTGGTCGCCCAGCGTGAGTCGAACTTCCGTGACGTCGTCAACAACTCGGACTCGAATGCGCTCGCCGGCAACCCTTCTGGGGGGCCGTTTCAGTTCATCGCCACCACGTATCGGGCTTACCAGGAGCCCGGGGCGTCTCCGAATCACCGCGATACCTTCGGTCAGGCGTGTGCGTTCATCAACTACGCCATGAGGCGATACGGGGTCAGTATCGACGGGCACGACCTGGCCTCTCGTATTCAACAAGCGGACCCACGACGACCACCCCGTGGCTACTGA
- a CDS encoding chemotaxis protein: MTDLENARTAVADLAAASSVVYPGLEWAVAVTRGASGFPEMWVTTNEGAGYIPPGVYVRRSMPLAAHFDPDFDGRWLGWTNPAETVLRAVRMRGDALSAIATTCAHDSEEVRSATPDVAIGVAPAGPPSEAEAFALTRDRSHRLETIAPAVFVGLQRDADEAERYARQLTQQVVFSGPEMSTAAMSVARAIIAGQWPSEREWADLAAQYETDLLMAGAQRPGLMGVEEPQQLVSYQRVFTECRRLETLLCWQNGDLADVVYAAITAGASTPALV, encoded by the coding sequence ATGACCGATCTGGAGAACGCGCGGACCGCCGTTGCTGATCTCGCGGCAGCCTCGAGCGTGGTGTACCCAGGCTTGGAGTGGGCGGTGGCAGTAACCCGCGGGGCATCGGGCTTTCCGGAGATGTGGGTGACCACTAACGAGGGCGCTGGGTACATTCCTCCGGGTGTGTATGTGCGCAGGTCGATGCCGCTGGCCGCGCATTTTGATCCTGACTTCGATGGCCGCTGGCTGGGTTGGACCAACCCGGCGGAAACCGTACTGAGGGCTGTGCGGATGCGTGGCGATGCCCTATCTGCGATCGCCACGACGTGTGCGCACGATTCTGAGGAAGTCCGTTCCGCGACACCGGATGTCGCGATCGGTGTGGCTCCTGCTGGACCGCCTAGTGAGGCGGAGGCGTTTGCGCTGACTCGCGATCGCTCGCACCGCCTGGAGACCATCGCCCCCGCGGTGTTCGTTGGGCTGCAGCGCGATGCAGACGAAGCTGAGCGGTACGCGCGCCAGCTCACCCAGCAGGTGGTGTTCTCGGGTCCGGAAATGTCGACGGCTGCTATGTCAGTGGCACGCGCGATCATTGCCGGGCAGTGGCCGTCAGAGCGCGAATGGGCCGACCTGGCGGCTCAATACGAAACGGATCTGCTGATGGCTGGCGCTCAGCGTCCGGGTTTGATGGGCGTGGAGGAGCCCCAGCAGCTGGTGTCCTACCAGCGTGTTTTCACAGAGTGCCGCCGACTGGAAACGCTGTTGTGCTGGCAGAACGGTGATCTTGCTGACGTGGTGTACGCCGCGATCACTGCAGGTGCGAGCACCCCAGCTCTGGTCTGA
- a CDS encoding WXG100 family type VII secretion target has translation MAQLKIDTAAVTHTAAAVTGAASGGSSQGITVTPPASDPVSAAVTETLQARCAAITGYSTSAQMISEARGSMLASSANIYDEQEQLNAASLGSTGGGSAAPASAPPAVPNLAVPTIPAVTAPQIGAPPTNGKDIARLLHSGPGPAGLYSAAQQMRSHASQLQNAARQLQSGSTAISADWQSDAGDQASQRINELSQWYERHGEHATATATALETHADNYARARANTPTPEQFEDTEQRLKRAAQANANPANMGRYAPVVAALQTELGGLHAKATAQYADYARSAGNPSLVGAPLEPPPRPGAGGVQALDVPLSPAPDDPQKYWLDLSKMVVQDPKSLGPNGYHELVPHSGVWYPDVPTGPAKAPVDLKDIVRLAPGALGASRYQELIPGSGTWVPEPDSFSSPGVPDKPPQFPIDVRRLIQVPEGQLAPSDTTQIAPGLWYPLPHPR, from the coding sequence ATGGCACAGCTGAAGATCGACACCGCCGCCGTTACTCATACGGCCGCTGCGGTGACGGGCGCGGCCTCTGGCGGTTCCTCGCAGGGAATCACCGTGACGCCGCCGGCCTCGGACCCGGTATCGGCAGCGGTCACCGAAACGCTGCAAGCACGGTGCGCGGCGATCACCGGATACAGCACTTCCGCTCAGATGATCTCCGAAGCTCGCGGATCAATGCTGGCCAGCAGCGCGAACATCTACGACGAGCAGGAGCAGCTCAACGCAGCCAGCCTGGGCTCGACCGGCGGTGGCTCTGCGGCCCCGGCCAGCGCGCCGCCGGCGGTACCGAACTTGGCGGTCCCGACGATTCCGGCGGTCACCGCACCGCAGATCGGCGCTCCCCCGACCAACGGCAAGGACATTGCGAGGTTGCTCCACAGTGGTCCTGGTCCTGCCGGGCTCTATAGCGCCGCCCAGCAGATGCGCAGCCATGCCAGCCAGTTGCAGAACGCTGCCCGCCAGCTCCAAAGCGGTAGTACCGCCATCTCGGCCGATTGGCAATCAGATGCCGGTGACCAAGCGTCCCAACGAATTAACGAACTTAGCCAGTGGTATGAGCGGCACGGCGAACACGCCACAGCCACCGCTACCGCTTTGGAAACACACGCCGACAACTACGCGCGGGCCCGCGCGAACACACCCACACCCGAGCAGTTCGAGGACACGGAGCAGCGGCTCAAACGAGCCGCGCAGGCCAACGCGAACCCGGCCAATATGGGGCGTTATGCGCCGGTGGTGGCGGCGCTGCAGACCGAACTGGGTGGCTTGCACGCCAAGGCCACCGCACAGTACGCGGACTACGCGCGCAGCGCCGGCAACCCCTCACTCGTCGGTGCGCCGTTGGAGCCCCCGCCCCGCCCCGGTGCCGGCGGGGTCCAGGCGCTCGACGTACCACTGTCGCCGGCACCGGATGATCCGCAGAAATACTGGCTGGATCTGAGCAAGATGGTGGTTCAAGATCCAAAGTCGTTGGGTCCTAACGGTTACCACGAACTGGTCCCCCATTCCGGTGTCTGGTACCCAGACGTCCCCACTGGTCCAGCGAAAGCGCCGGTCGACCTCAAGGACATCGTCCGACTCGCGCCGGGCGCCCTGGGCGCATCCCGGTACCAGGAACTCATCCCTGGGTCCGGCACCTGGGTACCAGAGCCGGATTCGTTCTCCTCGCCCGGAGTACCGGATAAACCGCCGCAGTTTCCGATCGATGTGCGCCGCCTGATCCAGGTTCCCGAAGGACAGTTGGCGCCGTCCGATACCACACAGATCGCGCCGGGCCTCTGGTATCCACTGCCGCATCCGCGGTGA
- a CDS encoding helix-turn-helix domain-containing protein: MSWDQLATAVLARRKELGLTQIGAAKAGDLSPDIIRNIENRRRTPKQVNPRTAAKIERALEWEPGSVVATVAGGKPTPIKAQRAKKPPNEQIANRDHPAPDTRADSPPPVPAQLDGGDRFALARQILALRSALSEHQRAISPDAREALMSEMANSAREAEEAIVRIMPWLDEGERGEAIQLLVKLREPLGENITGSN; the protein is encoded by the coding sequence ATGTCTTGGGATCAGCTCGCGACCGCGGTCCTGGCTCGCCGCAAGGAGTTGGGCCTGACCCAGATCGGCGCGGCTAAGGCCGGAGATCTGTCCCCTGACATCATCCGCAACATCGAGAATCGCCGCCGCACGCCCAAACAAGTGAATCCGCGCACTGCTGCCAAGATCGAGCGTGCCCTCGAATGGGAGCCGGGCAGTGTCGTAGCCACCGTGGCCGGCGGCAAACCGACGCCGATCAAGGCACAGCGCGCTAAGAAGCCCCCGAACGAACAGATCGCGAATCGCGACCATCCGGCTCCAGACACCCGCGCGGATAGTCCGCCGCCTGTCCCGGCTCAGCTGGACGGCGGAGATCGGTTCGCTTTGGCCCGGCAGATTCTGGCCCTGCGCTCAGCCCTGTCTGAACACCAGCGTGCCATCAGCCCGGACGCTCGAGAAGCGTTGATGAGCGAGATGGCCAACTCGGCGCGTGAAGCCGAAGAGGCCATCGTGCGGATCATGCCCTGGCTCGATGAGGGTGAACGCGGCGAGGCGATACAACTGCTGGTCAAACTCCGGGAACCGTTGGGCGAGAACATCACTGGGAGCAACTGA
- a CDS encoding WhiB family transcriptional regulator: MSNQTTIEQASSGARSVDRGSHVGVRLYHTSEPTPCQTVDPKRTRNGQELWFSQFKDRVLAVRACQHCPFIGRCGYNAVAAREEYGVWGGISLPGDKSDIEQLEAAYDYLLAQFELRRHVELPGLPAPAMPSSSVRRRRASADVHSTAA; the protein is encoded by the coding sequence ATGAGCAATCAGACCACCATCGAGCAGGCATCTTCCGGGGCGCGTTCGGTGGATCGCGGCAGCCACGTCGGGGTGCGGCTCTACCACACCAGCGAGCCCACGCCGTGCCAGACAGTCGATCCGAAACGCACCCGCAATGGCCAGGAGCTGTGGTTTTCCCAATTCAAGGACCGCGTCTTGGCGGTTAGGGCGTGCCAGCACTGCCCGTTCATCGGTCGCTGCGGCTACAACGCCGTCGCCGCCCGGGAGGAGTACGGCGTGTGGGGCGGTATCTCCTTGCCCGGCGACAAGAGCGACATCGAGCAGCTGGAAGCGGCCTACGACTACCTGCTGGCGCAGTTCGAGCTGCGTCGGCACGTCGAACTTCCCGGCCTGCCCGCCCCGGCCATGCCGTCCTCGTCGGTGCGCCGCCGCCGCGCCTCCGCCGACGTCCACAGCACTGCGGCCTGA
- a CDS encoding type I secretion protein TolC, whose protein sequence is MTLTDDQYVAQAEAAIAHWRARNKAFLDAVEGINVPTLHDDVRARFDSWGNLLDLDIAPEAMSAYTNVELEEIITAVLRRTRDEIYEHMRGLFASYLVPTDPRFDPNAIGEPYVAPPPPDA, encoded by the coding sequence ATGACGCTGACTGACGATCAGTACGTCGCCCAGGCCGAAGCCGCTATTGCGCACTGGCGCGCCCGCAACAAGGCGTTCCTCGACGCCGTGGAGGGGATCAACGTGCCGACGCTGCACGATGACGTGCGCGCTCGATTCGACAGCTGGGGCAATCTTCTCGACCTCGACATCGCGCCAGAAGCGATGAGTGCCTACACCAACGTGGAACTCGAAGAGATCATCACCGCGGTGCTGCGCAGGACCCGCGATGAGATCTACGAGCACATGCGCGGCCTGTTCGCGTCCTACCTGGTGCCCACCGACCCCCGGTTCGACCCCAACGCGATCGGCGAACCGTACGTCGCACCACCGCCACCGGACGCCTGA
- a CDS encoding PPE domain-containing protein: MASSANLFIDPDGVRAAGAGLSTASSAVAAPAPAVTPCAADATSVKIAYALSASISELVNATMAVNHKTAQASSRMHSTATTYEDQEHANAASLAAGSPGRATSVPVGDPSTIGGPSLVAPPIPAPGVQPTSGKDIAALMHGGPGPEALETAAQALNAHAAQLDSAAQSVRSARWTSEQNWDSSAADQASTHLAALESTYTRHADQSRGLSRDATVQANNFRQARANIPTPQHFADLEQRLRAAAAHNAQSGGRYTAVVAQLQSELAAAHQQAINSYTTYTAGGQLQAKPLEPGVATTTPPGVPGQPGATPGTEDGSLPATGDAADATGPAGNPLADSAGGGAEMLQTLLPTVLGVVAGAAGGLLGALSGAANQVQQTGTQLVSGLAQGGASALQGLAGGQPGGSDPSLGEGGGPGDLGMGDGGGGGAEPGDTEPASAGDGGLAAAPASAAAAPAVAPAPTVGMGATPTVSSAGGGAGMGAPMGMMPPMMGGPGRGGGSEDDKRLYEEKRLRLTTPPNAEPVKGRVEARESRSERRDKMT; this comes from the coding sequence ATGGCCAGTAGCGCAAATCTCTTCATCGACCCCGACGGTGTGCGTGCCGCCGGGGCTGGTCTGTCGACGGCCAGCTCCGCGGTGGCGGCACCCGCGCCGGCGGTCACGCCCTGCGCGGCAGACGCCACGTCGGTGAAGATCGCCTACGCGCTATCGGCGTCGATCAGTGAGCTGGTCAACGCCACCATGGCCGTCAACCACAAGACCGCCCAGGCCAGCTCACGGATGCACAGCACCGCCACCACCTACGAAGACCAGGAACACGCCAACGCCGCGTCCCTGGCCGCCGGCTCTCCGGGACGTGCGACCTCCGTCCCGGTGGGTGATCCCTCGACGATCGGTGGTCCATCGCTGGTCGCACCCCCCATTCCGGCGCCGGGGGTGCAGCCAACGTCCGGCAAGGACATCGCCGCACTCATGCACGGAGGTCCCGGCCCCGAAGCGCTGGAGACCGCCGCCCAGGCGTTGAATGCCCATGCCGCTCAACTTGATTCGGCCGCCCAGTCGGTGCGCTCGGCCCGGTGGACCAGTGAGCAGAATTGGGACTCCTCAGCCGCCGACCAGGCCAGCACGCACCTGGCCGCGCTGGAGTCGACCTACACCCGCCACGCCGACCAGTCGCGCGGCTTGTCGCGGGATGCGACCGTGCAGGCCAACAACTTCCGCCAGGCCCGCGCCAACATCCCCACCCCGCAACACTTCGCTGATCTGGAGCAGCGGCTACGCGCTGCGGCCGCGCACAACGCGCAGAGCGGCGGACGCTACACCGCTGTCGTGGCCCAGCTGCAATCCGAACTCGCCGCAGCCCACCAACAAGCCATCAACAGCTACACCACCTACACCGCAGGCGGGCAACTGCAAGCCAAGCCTCTGGAGCCGGGCGTCGCAACAACTACACCTCCCGGGGTTCCGGGACAGCCAGGAGCGACACCGGGCACCGAGGATGGGTCACTGCCCGCGACCGGTGATGCCGCCGACGCCACCGGTCCCGCCGGCAACCCCCTGGCTGATTCCGCTGGCGGCGGCGCGGAGATGCTGCAGACACTGTTGCCCACGGTGCTCGGAGTCGTCGCCGGCGCGGCCGGCGGCCTTCTTGGTGCGCTCAGCGGCGCCGCGAACCAAGTTCAGCAGACCGGTACCCAGCTCGTCAGCGGCCTGGCCCAGGGCGGCGCCTCGGCGCTGCAAGGGCTCGCAGGCGGACAACCTGGTGGGTCTGACCCGTCATTGGGTGAGGGCGGCGGTCCCGGCGATCTCGGGATGGGTGACGGTGGTGGCGGCGGTGCCGAGCCTGGGGATACCGAGCCCGCCTCGGCGGGTGATGGGGGCCTTGCTGCGGCGCCGGCCTCAGCAGCGGCCGCCCCGGCGGTAGCCCCGGCGCCCACCGTGGGAATGGGTGCGACGCCGACAGTGAGCAGTGCCGGCGGCGGCGCCGGGATGGGCGCACCAATGGGCATGATGCCGCCGATGATGGGTGGCCCCGGCCGCGGCGGCGGTAGTGAGGATGACAAGCGCCTCTATGAGGAGAAGCGGCTGCGTCTGACGACCCCGCCGAACGCCGAACCGGTCAAGGGCAGGGTTGAGGCGCGCGAATCCCGTTCTGAGAGAAGAGATAAGATGACATGA
- a CDS encoding type VII secretion target, with translation MANQLRVDFEAWEDHASWWDNESAEAARRMAADPDALEAARHAFGKIGSSTVGQAYADTLAARHELGQRLAANAQAVANHIRSNLQTYADQEHENQQTLRT, from the coding sequence ATGGCCAACCAGCTGCGGGTGGATTTCGAGGCCTGGGAGGACCACGCCTCCTGGTGGGACAACGAAAGCGCAGAAGCAGCTCGCCGTATGGCCGCCGACCCCGACGCCCTTGAAGCTGCCCGGCATGCCTTCGGCAAGATCGGCTCCTCGACAGTCGGGCAGGCTTACGCCGACACCTTGGCTGCTCGTCACGAGCTCGGCCAGCGCCTGGCCGCCAACGCCCAGGCTGTCGCCAACCACATCCGCAGCAACCTGCAGACCTACGCCGATCAAGAGCACGAGAACCAGCAGACGCTGCGGACCTAG
- a CDS encoding YbaB/EbfC family nucleoid-associated protein, whose protein sequence is MQSEAETAERTYVETSRTGLLLVELDGTGGVVRVQLEPEINATWSAETLSERLMHLHRLALMRARFAQRQRMNELGADMPPDDTYPSESEIAAYRAKYLDF, encoded by the coding sequence ATGCAGTCAGAAGCCGAGACGGCCGAACGTACCTACGTCGAGACCTCGCGCACCGGCTTGCTGCTGGTGGAACTGGACGGCACCGGCGGTGTCGTGCGAGTGCAGCTCGAGCCGGAGATCAACGCCACCTGGTCGGCAGAGACCCTGTCGGAGCGTCTGATGCACCTACACCGGCTGGCGCTCATGCGGGCCCGCTTCGCACAGCGCCAACGCATGAACGAACTCGGTGCCGATATGCCGCCGGACGACACCTATCCCAGCGAGTCCGAGATCGCCGCCTATCGCGCCAAATATTTGGATTTTTGA
- a CDS encoding DUF4226 domain-containing protein, whose product MLEPAVENAVKVVTAVGRVFGDDDHPPSQTPLQRTNTALYGPGRPPAAPPPAPAPPADSAGGLNDGATNAGDQYNKYVDGAALTDDKLATLLKQIFESNQQARDKVNAILADIQAKSKQIAPEMGDPASVMAFQKYMDQKFGEIQKLLSDSQVDAKTQAAIMDALGQEYRTNGPKSGEGEDKGSAGSEGGSGRNSSGGGGGDAAPPPADAGAGAGAPADADAGGDPLTDPLAGMGPMGMGGMGGDPLSSLAGLGSALPGMLGGLGAGGSPLDSLGGALGGLGSALPGLASQFSDKNGQDPASTDDKFSDTKGDGKSDKPEDAFKDDQGKTDDPPADKGKEDAKAPADPNTVQPVANTPAAAAPAAAPAADPQRTVSLPDGTSVTATDAQRAGAMKAVLTGSSVSAAYGDQIPPAGSPVMNPVDRNSLRPGDYAQFEAKPAVMYMGNGKIWLDGQLKPVSALPSSSDFLGWTGPPAAGGGTQATVPAPATGTPASASVTTAPPTGNPTA is encoded by the coding sequence GTGCTCGAACCCGCGGTCGAGAACGCGGTGAAGGTGGTGACCGCGGTGGGTCGCGTGTTCGGCGATGATGATCACCCCCCGTCACAAACTCCGTTGCAGCGCACCAACACTGCGCTCTACGGCCCCGGCAGGCCACCGGCCGCACCCCCGCCGGCCCCGGCCCCGCCGGCTGACAGCGCGGGCGGATTGAACGACGGTGCGACCAACGCCGGCGATCAGTACAACAAGTACGTCGACGGCGCCGCCCTGACCGATGACAAGCTGGCCACGCTGCTCAAGCAGATCTTCGAGTCCAATCAGCAGGCACGCGATAAGGTCAACGCGATCCTGGCCGACATCCAGGCCAAGTCCAAGCAGATCGCCCCCGAGATGGGGGACCCGGCCTCGGTGATGGCGTTCCAGAAGTACATGGATCAGAAGTTTGGTGAGATCCAAAAGTTGCTTAGCGATTCCCAGGTCGACGCCAAGACCCAGGCGGCCATCATGGATGCCCTGGGCCAGGAGTACCGCACCAACGGGCCCAAGTCTGGTGAGGGAGAAGACAAGGGTTCGGCCGGCAGTGAGGGCGGATCTGGTCGCAACTCCTCCGGCGGCGGGGGCGGGGATGCCGCCCCGCCCCCTGCCGACGCCGGGGCCGGGGCGGGTGCACCGGCGGATGCCGATGCCGGCGGTGACCCGCTGACCGATCCACTAGCTGGCATGGGCCCGATGGGTATGGGTGGCATGGGCGGGGACCCCCTGTCGTCGCTGGCTGGCCTCGGTTCGGCGCTGCCCGGCATGCTTGGCGGCCTCGGCGCGGGGGGTTCGCCGCTGGACTCGCTGGGCGGCGCCTTGGGCGGGCTGGGATCGGCGCTGCCGGGTCTGGCCTCGCAGTTCTCCGATAAGAACGGACAGGACCCGGCCAGCACCGACGACAAGTTCTCCGACACCAAGGGTGACGGGAAATCCGATAAGCCCGAAGACGCCTTCAAAGACGACCAGGGTAAAACCGATGATCCACCGGCCGACAAGGGCAAGGAGGACGCCAAGGCCCCCGCAGATCCGAACACGGTGCAGCCGGTGGCCAACACCCCGGCGGCAGCCGCGCCCGCGGCGGCTCCGGCGGCCGATCCGCAGCGCACTGTGTCTTTGCCCGATGGCACCTCGGTGACCGCCACTGACGCGCAGCGTGCGGGCGCGATGAAGGCCGTTCTCACCGGGTCATCGGTGAGCGCTGCCTATGGCGATCAGATCCCGCCGGCGGGCTCACCGGTGATGAATCCGGTCGACCGCAACAGTCTGCGGCCCGGCGACTATGCCCAGTTCGAGGCCAAGCCCGCGGTGATGTACATGGGCAATGGCAAAATCTGGCTAGACGGCCAGCTCAAACCCGTCTCGGCGCTGCCCAGCTCGTCGGACTTCTTGGGCTGGACCGGACCGCCGGCAGCTGGGGGCGGGACGCAGGCGACGGTGCCGGCGCCAGCAACCGGCACACCGGCATCAGCTTCGGTTACCACGGCCCCGCCGACCGGTAACCCCACGGCATAG
- a CDS encoding DUF2637 domain-containing protein, translating into MTAVDELITLTEGDRNDATGGQLPDEVHTWFDTGEPTTGTAEVPALVRASRALAVAITAAIAVSSFILSFAALSDLARRTGSWTGWLPYLWPGIVDGAIILATMGILATAAYPDQRKNRQFFWAMLGGGALVSVGGNALHATLPATAPLPTALAFAVACVPPAGILGSTHAVQILWRFNPSREMASSQPRRTVEVPVRADHDRGQRWLELAREIHTRGRLTNHSEATLSQALWRLFEVRPQMSLRAIGEEVGVGHHDVIARIRQTATEVVRERPELVPMPVAIEGQPGLAS; encoded by the coding sequence ATGACCGCAGTCGACGAATTGATCACGCTCACCGAAGGCGATCGCAATGACGCCACCGGTGGGCAGCTCCCCGACGAGGTTCACACCTGGTTCGACACGGGCGAGCCGACCACCGGCACTGCAGAGGTACCAGCGCTGGTGCGGGCGAGTCGAGCCTTGGCTGTGGCGATCACCGCGGCGATCGCCGTCTCCAGCTTCATTCTGTCGTTCGCCGCGCTAAGTGATCTCGCGCGCCGCACGGGCAGCTGGACGGGCTGGCTTCCGTATCTGTGGCCCGGAATCGTCGATGGCGCAATCATTTTGGCGACGATGGGCATCCTGGCCACCGCCGCGTACCCGGATCAGCGCAAGAACAGACAGTTTTTCTGGGCGATGCTCGGCGGGGGAGCGCTGGTCAGCGTCGGCGGGAACGCCTTGCACGCCACCTTGCCGGCCACAGCGCCGCTGCCGACCGCCCTGGCGTTCGCCGTGGCATGTGTGCCACCGGCCGGGATTTTGGGGAGCACGCACGCGGTCCAAATATTGTGGCGGTTCAACCCTTCCCGTGAAATGGCCTCCTCACAGCCGCGTCGCACCGTTGAGGTGCCAGTGCGGGCCGATCATGACCGGGGCCAGCGGTGGCTGGAGTTGGCCCGTGAGATCCACACCCGCGGCCGGTTGACCAATCACTCCGAAGCCACGCTGAGTCAGGCGCTGTGGCGGCTGTTCGAGGTGCGCCCACAGATGTCGCTGCGTGCCATCGGGGAGGAGGTCGGTGTCGGTCACCACGATGTCATTGCTCGTATCCGCCAGACCGCCACCGAGGTGGTGCGGGAGCGTCCTGAATTAGTTCCTATGCCCGTAGCTATCGAGGGTCAGCCGGGCTTAGCGTCGTAG
- a CDS encoding helix-turn-helix domain-containing protein produces MKDAFHGSAHTSVGLDLASRRGQHNHALHPYRGCTKARPRRGVAHTAPQWIVRAAGHCIDHVARITLEIDVPWAAIPCWSGQARQWAHVTVPNAYKDRYDTHVRPVMPGNPVSLKTLVVVAEARASFADHRTGRDCRPTNARLAEITGLSVRTVQRASTTLRLLGVATEVMRGRQRTRAERFASWRVGDRGRGWASVWALHDNRFRALSPHPGGSLLIHKTSPKKSLTTNSQRQGAGRSAAPRRRSLDKQGLALANAWLFDQQSPPWARRYRTGAPWAAILAGPARHGWTPRDLNQLITDWSGTGHRLPDSPHKPIGLLGKILTTHGNLEERPAALDVAREQAELAAARQRVQRQFEEREIAEQARESGRAALGGSGHAAARHALNEIAARRRRRGGGAQR; encoded by the coding sequence ATGAAAGACGCATTCCACGGTAGCGCACACACATCGGTCGGTCTAGACCTGGCGTCGCGCCGTGGCCAGCACAACCATGCCCTTCACCCCTACCGCGGATGCACCAAGGCGCGACCGCGCCGCGGGGTCGCCCACACCGCACCCCAATGGATCGTGCGCGCTGCCGGTCACTGCATCGACCACGTCGCCCGCATCACGCTCGAGATCGACGTCCCGTGGGCGGCGATCCCCTGCTGGAGCGGTCAGGCTCGTCAATGGGCGCACGTCACCGTCCCCAACGCCTACAAGGACCGCTACGACACGCACGTACGGCCGGTGATGCCGGGAAATCCGGTAAGCCTCAAAACATTAGTGGTCGTGGCCGAAGCCCGCGCGTCCTTCGCCGACCACCGCACCGGACGGGACTGCCGGCCCACCAACGCCCGGCTGGCCGAGATCACCGGGCTGTCGGTCCGGACGGTGCAGCGGGCGTCCACGACGCTTCGCCTGCTGGGCGTGGCCACCGAGGTGATGCGCGGCAGGCAGCGCACCCGGGCTGAGCGGTTCGCCAGCTGGCGCGTCGGTGATCGAGGTCGTGGGTGGGCATCGGTATGGGCTTTGCATGACAACCGGTTTCGAGCGCTGTCACCCCATCCCGGAGGGTCTCTTTTAATTCATAAAACCTCACCTAAGAAATCACTCACTACCAACAGCCAGCGCCAAGGCGCTGGTCGCAGCGCCGCTCCGCGGCGCCGAAGCCTCGACAAACAAGGCCTGGCGCTGGCAAACGCCTGGCTATTCGACCAGCAAAGTCCCCCGTGGGCCCGGCGCTACCGCACCGGGGCGCCGTGGGCGGCGATTCTGGCCGGTCCGGCCCGGCACGGGTGGACGCCACGGGATCTCAACCAGCTGATCACCGACTGGAGTGGTACCGGACACCGGCTTCCGGACAGCCCACACAAGCCGATCGGGCTGCTCGGCAAGATCCTCACGACGCACGGCAACCTCGAGGAACGTCCGGCCGCGCTGGACGTCGCGCGCGAGCAGGCCGAGCTCGCGGCCGCGCGGCAGCGGGTGCAGCGCCAGTTCGAGGAGCGCGAAATCGCCGAGCAGGCACGCGAGTCGGGCCGTGCGGCGTTGGGCGGTTCCGGTCATGCCGCGGCCCGTCATGCGCTCAACGAGATCGCGGCACGCCGCCGGCGCCGCGGGGGCGGAGCCCAGCGATGA